CGCTCTTGTGAATACAAACTTGTTGCCGATGGCGGTTATCAGTATGTGTGTGTCAATGAACTGGTTCCGGTGACCGGCCGCAGGACTTACTATGCAGAATTTGACTGTAAGGATCCGAGAACGTTCACGATTACCTTCTTGAACGATAATGGCGATACGCTTTCTTCAAAGGAATACGGTTACGATGAGTATGTAGACGAACCGTATGCAGAAAAGGAAGCGACGGAACAGTATGTCTATAGCTTTACTGGCTGGTCTCCGGACGTAGAACGATGGGTCTATGAAGATGCTACCTATACGGCGCAATACGAAGCGTATCCCAGAGAATATAATGTGCGCTTTGTAAACAGCTGGGGAAGCTCGGTGTATGTTAACGACGAGTATGAAATTGCGTATCCGTATGGAACCCCGTATAGTGATATCGCTTTGCCGACAGAGGTGCTTGATGATGATCAATACTGGGATACGATATTTGTGTTTGCCGGTTGGGATATTGATCAGACGGGTGACGGTATCGTGAAGAGCGATATGGTAATCAAGCCTAAGTACAACAAGAAGTACGCCGTGCGCTTTGAAAGTTACGATTGGAATGGAACCTTTACGATTCCTGTGGGTGATAGTGAAGTTGTTTATTACCCTGAGGGCATGTCGCTTAGCCAGATTGTAAAGCCCGCAGATCCTACGCGTAAACCTTGGCATGACTATGAAACGGATTCAATTGTCAAATATGAATTTGCCGGCTGGTTGCCGACCTTTGGCGAAGACGATGTCTTGACGGGCCCGATGACCTTCAGGGCGAACTATAAGACCTCTGACAATAAATATACGGTGACCTTTATGGCGGATGATGAAGTCATTTACCAGATAGAAGTTGCTAAGGACTCTGTTCCTAAATATGATGGTTGGATACCTTACAGATCTTCGACTTCGGAATTCAGCTATGTCTGGGATAGCGAAGACGGCTGGGAACCGGCACTTTCTGCCGTGACGGGACCGGTGGTTTATCATGCCAAGTTTAAAGCTGTTCCGCAGCAGTACGAAGTGGTATTCGTGACTGAAGCTGGAGATACGATTTCCCGCAAGACGTACGGCTATGGTGCTACGATTACAGATGCTCCTGCCATGGCAACTATTGTCGCCGGCAAGACGGGTGAATTCGAGTATAGCGAAGACTGGTGTACATTAGGAACCGGTTGGCGTTGGTATGATAATGATGGCGATGAAATTTGGGAAGAATATCATTACATAAATTGCGGTAATCCTGGATTGGAACCGGTGACGGAAAATGTAACATATGTTCCCAATATTCGCTACCAGGTCGGTTTCTACGATGGTGATGGCAAATTGATGAACGATGAGTTCTGGTCCGACTTTGGTTGGTATCGCTACGGGGAAGAGCCTGAATACTACTGTGAAAAGGGATATTGCTACGGATATCAGATCCCGACCAAGACGTCTTCTGTCGCGTATGATTACGTATGGAATGGCGGCTGGACTCCGGCTCTTGATACTGTAAGGGGCTCCACCGGTTACACGGCTACATTCGACAGTACGCTCCGTCAGTATGAGGTTGTTTTCGAAGACGAAGACGGTACCGTGCTCAAGGCCGCAATCCTCTATAATTACGGTACATTGGTCAATGATATCATGCTTCCGCCTGACCCGAAAAAGAACCCGACGGCAACGACGGTCTACACCTTCAAGGGTTGGTCTTTGAAGCCGGTGACGGGAGATGTGACATACAAGGCTTCTTACGAAGAATCTCCCAGAATGTATCTGGTGACCTTTGTGGGTGATGACGGCAAGACCATTGTTGATACGGCAAGCTACGAATACGAAACCGATGTGTCTAAAATCGTGGTGCCCGAAGCCCCTGTCAAGGATGGCTTCAAGTTCACGGGCTGGACTCCGGAAATTGCTTCTGTGACGAGTGAGGCTACCTATAAGGCCAACTACGTTGAAAGCAACAAGTTCGTGGTTACCTGGCGTAACGAAGACGGCACGATGCTCCTGCAACAGACCTATACCGAAGGCGAAACGCCCACGTACGCGGGCGAGACACCGACCAAGGAATCTACGGTGGAATCTGATTTCGCGTTTGACGGATGGACTCCTGCTGTAGCTGCGGTTGCAAAGGATGTCGAATATACGGCCACCTACAAGGCTAGTGCTCGCAAGTACTATGTCAAGTTCGTGAACTACGAAGGAACGCTCCTCGATTCTACGGTCTATGAGTACGGTACGTTGGCAGAAGCTATTACGGTTCCTGCAGTTCCTGAAAGGGCTTCGACCGAAAACTACATCTACACCTTTGCTGGCTGGCTGCCTGCTGTCGGAGATGTGACCGGTGATGTGACATACATGGCACTGTTCGGAAATGAAAAGCGTACCTATACGGTTACCTTCGTGGATGAAAATGGCGAGGTGCTTAACTCGGATCGGTATTACTATAACGAGGTCGTAAACAAGCCGACTTGGGGCCCGAGAAAGACCACGCCGGAATGTTACTATGAGTTCGAATCCTGGAAACTTACGGCTGGTTCAAGCGATACGGTAAAGTCTGACATGGAATACACGGTCGTCTATTCAACACAGTGTGAGGAAAGACGTTACTATGTTGATTTCTATGATCCGATTGCTGAAGACTGGTATGGTGAAAAGGCATACGCATACGGTACCAAGGCTTCTGAACTGACGAACATTCCTAATGTTGTCGAAGATACGACAATTGGCGATTGCTCTTACCACTTTGTCGGTTGGGAACCCGAAATTACCGATGTTACCACGCACATGGATTACAGTGCTAAGTACGAAAAGACCTGTAAGACTCAGTTCGAGGTCGCATGGCGTAATGACGACGGCACGACTCTCAAAACGGAAAAATACAATAAGAATGAAATTCCGAATTACGATGGAGAGACTCCTGTAAAGAAGGATAGCGAAAGGTTCACTTATAGGTTTAGAGGCTGGACGCCAGAGATTACGGCAGTCGTTGCAGATACCTACTATACGGCCAAGTACGATTCTGCTTACCGTATGTACGACATCTACTTTGTGGATAGGTTCAATCACGATGGCTTTGTCAATGGCGAATGGGTTGCATCGTACCGCTACGGGACTGCTGCAAGTGTCGTTGCCAGTGACGTGCCGGCTCTTGCCGCCGTGGTGAACGGAAACTGCACTTACACCTTCAAGAAGTGGGATAACCCGATTGAAGATGTGACGGCAATTGCAACCTATGTTGCGGAATATGACACCGTCTGCATCGATCCGCCTGCAAGCTCCAGCAGCGAAGTACCGCCGGTATCCAGTTCCAGCGAACCGTCTGTGGTAAGCAGCAGCTCTGAAGTGCCTGTTGTATCTAGTAGCTCTGAAGAACCTGTTGTGTCTAGTAGCTCCGAACCTCCGGTCGTCTCTAGCAGCAGCGTCGTTCCGCCTGCAAGCTCCAGCAGTGTCGTGCCGCCGGTATCTAGCTCTAGCGAACCGCCTGTGGTAAGCAGCAGCTCCGAAGTGCCTGCAGTGTCTAGTAGCTCCGAACCTCCGGTTGTCTCTAGCAGCAGTGAGGTTCCGCCGGTATCTAGCTCTAGCGAACCGCCTGTGGTAAGCAGCAGCTCTGAAGAACCTGTTGTATCTAGCAGCTCCGAACCTCCGGTCGTCTCTAGCAGCAGCGTCGTTCCGCCTGCAAGCTCCAGCAGTGTCGTGCCGCCGGTATCTAGCTCTAGCGAACCGCCTGTGGTAAGCAGCAGCTCTGAAGTGCCTGCAGTGTCTAGCAGCTCCGAACCTCCGAAGTCTAGTTCTAGCAGCGTGACGCCGGAATCGTCTAGCAGCGATAATCCGACGTACGTCGCGAACAACCTGCAGAGTACTGTCAAGTTCGGACTTGCGAACAGGACCTTGACCATCATGCTCACGAGCCCCTCGGCTGTACGCGTCCAGGTGTTCGACATGAACGGTCAGCTTCTCGAAGGCTTTAATGAGTTCGTAACAGGCTCCAAGGACTTCGACCTAAGCGCCCTCAAGCAAGGCAATTACGTGGTACGCGTTACCGGGGATAATGTCAAGAAATCGACACGAATCTCGATACGGTAAGGTCGCCATAAGATAAACTTGCCCTCTGAAACAAATCCCGACTCCTCAAAATCAGGAGCCGGGATTTTCTATATTCGCTTCTATGCTTCACGGTACACTTTACGACCCCATCCGCCAAAAGGATGTTCCCGATACTCCCGAAGAACGGGTGCGTCAGGCGACGATCAAGTTCCTGATGGACGAGGTTAAGGTGCCGCAGAACTTGATTGCGGTGGAGTTCGCGCTTTCGATGGTGGAGCCTTCGACCGATGATCGTGTGGATTTGCTTGTGCAAAGCTTTAAGGATAACGCTGATTTAAAGCACCCCTGGCTATTGGTGGAATGCAAGGCTCCCGGTGAATACACTTGGGAGGCATTGCAGGTTCAGCTGAACAAGTATCTAAAAGTGCTTACGCCCAAGTATGTGATGCTTTCGCTAGGCGATGCGGTGCGTTATTTTGAGTTGGATGCTGTTACCAAGCGATTCAAGAAGATTGAAAAACTGCCGGAATTTACTTCACTACAGAAATAACGCTGCCGTCCTTAAATCTTGTGGTTAGCGTATCGCCAGACTTTAACTGATTTTTATTACGAACAAACTTTCCGTCGGCGTCAAGTGTAAGCGTGTAGCCTTTCGAAAGGGTTGTTTCGGGGTCGGCGTTCTTGACGCGAAGTTCCATCAGGCTGAATTTTGATTTTTCCAAGTCCAGAATTTTTCGGGAACCCTGGTGCAAACCTTCGGTGTCGCGGGCGATGCGATCCTGTTCGCCTCTAAAGACGAACTGCAAGTCCTTTTGCATGTTGCTCTTGTAGAGCGAAAGCTTCATGGCTTCTTTTTGAATCAGGCCGTTTACCTTTTGTTGCAAGCGGTTGCCGGTGTTAGAAAGATCCTGCTTGTAGCTGTGGATAACTTCTTTTGTCTGTAAAGCAATCCCTTGCGCCATGGCAAGCATCTTGTTCCAACTATCAGTAACGCGGTCAATCAAGCGCTTGGCGGTATCGGTGGGCGTGATGCAGGATTGGTATGCGACTTCGTCCAGCAGGCTGCGGTCAATCTCGTGTCCGATTCCCGTGAATACAGGCAGCGGGTAGTTAGCAACGGCGCGGCACAAGGCTTCGCTGT
This genomic window from Fibrobacter sp. UWT2 contains:
- a CDS encoding T9SS type A sorting domain-containing protein; its protein translation is MKTAIFSSILTVGLGASAWAATPVEIPMGGTLVIDNFANADANSALGPWDIYPDASGKTTLDTSFVSNAGVNGTSNALRLDYSLDGSNVLGYDPFVEAAVYVDKNSAAADFSNCNEIQYEYRGNYGHSFRVIGDVDVASDYHHTMLDGEYTWQTATIHWNDLYQAGWGIDGDIDYVKKNLLAFSWQVQNEDGTEGYLEIANIRCKHAAAYTVSFYWGDSLLRSEEFFEGDWPNYNGSYSFSTEKYEYEINGWTPERDVVTADASYHAVLDSSIRHYEVRFMNQFGDELMSQELEYGMIPAYVGLNPEKIPSVGYSYTFKGWGKRVCEEVEHEYCYDYGKGEYCDSWTENECKIVYEESLAPVTENAWYYPAYDSTLNSYTVKFADYNGDSISEKMYTYGTKGIEIPAAPTRAAAGDTTYTFKGWMPYIDEDTEVDGNAVYVATYTATVTNGEDTVDVELYTVTFVNGSEILQTGEYAWGETPEYTGVIPSKDSTAEYVYTFSDWRDPEGWYGTHETYGNTIYMALFDEQYRKYWIVFRNDDDTVIDSIQFDYGSTIGMYDLMYYYNLKVKSIEDGYSQDYYSGAWTPELKRVTGRAEYKAIYSYRVRFADVDGRVIKDQWLKKGEIPDCKDCNTKKDPTAEYTYEFVGWNKEYAPVTDTTTYIAVYRAVPVPKPTVQEIAVGESLLIDDFEDGDEISTLGTGWFVYNDNDAIYDINGNDTLYYNSQISKMVTIAGDKGNVMNLLYKGDCEIDDDKGRLYCRGWLGAGLMLAPEDQSLDLSQCNAIQYDYRGGAHNFRIQSLYDKNDQYLETHVVGSDTFTTATILRSSFGYDYWFMGSSVSADLAFTHATAFVWNNMQGEGTLEIDNIRCLHKPSYIVKFYDGETLLDSAEFVEGEMPEYNGETDLWWLAYNREDPQYSYSFDGWTPELAPVQADVSYQVAFEKSPKTYDICFYGDKGYGFDGYCQEVEYGQVPVFEGELTIDPDESCNEYEFTKWRSCEYKLVADGGYQYVCVNELVPVTGRRTYYAEFDCKDPRTFTITFLNDNGDTLSSKEYGYDEYVDEPYAEKEATEQYVYSFTGWSPDVERWVYEDATYTAQYEAYPREYNVRFVNSWGSSVYVNDEYEIAYPYGTPYSDIALPTEVLDDDQYWDTIFVFAGWDIDQTGDGIVKSDMVIKPKYNKKYAVRFESYDWNGTFTIPVGDSEVVYYPEGMSLSQIVKPADPTRKPWHDYETDSIVKYEFAGWLPTFGEDDVLTGPMTFRANYKTSDNKYTVTFMADDEVIYQIEVAKDSVPKYDGWIPYRSSTSEFSYVWDSEDGWEPALSAVTGPVVYHAKFKAVPQQYEVVFVTEAGDTISRKTYGYGATITDAPAMATIVAGKTGEFEYSEDWCTLGTGWRWYDNDGDEIWEEYHYINCGNPGLEPVTENVTYVPNIRYQVGFYDGDGKLMNDEFWSDFGWYRYGEEPEYYCEKGYCYGYQIPTKTSSVAYDYVWNGGWTPALDTVRGSTGYTATFDSTLRQYEVVFEDEDGTVLKAAILYNYGTLVNDIMLPPDPKKNPTATTVYTFKGWSLKPVTGDVTYKASYEESPRMYLVTFVGDDGKTIVDTASYEYETDVSKIVVPEAPVKDGFKFTGWTPEIASVTSEATYKANYVESNKFVVTWRNEDGTMLLQQTYTEGETPTYAGETPTKESTVESDFAFDGWTPAVAAVAKDVEYTATYKASARKYYVKFVNYEGTLLDSTVYEYGTLAEAITVPAVPERASTENYIYTFAGWLPAVGDVTGDVTYMALFGNEKRTYTVTFVDENGEVLNSDRYYYNEVVNKPTWGPRKTTPECYYEFESWKLTAGSSDTVKSDMEYTVVYSTQCEERRYYVDFYDPIAEDWYGEKAYAYGTKASELTNIPNVVEDTTIGDCSYHFVGWEPEITDVTTHMDYSAKYEKTCKTQFEVAWRNDDGTTLKTEKYNKNEIPNYDGETPVKKDSERFTYRFRGWTPEITAVVADTYYTAKYDSAYRMYDIYFVDRFNHDGFVNGEWVASYRYGTAASVVASDVPALAAVVNGNCTYTFKKWDNPIEDVTAIATYVAEYDTVCIDPPASSSSEVPPVSSSSEPSVVSSSSEVPVVSSSSEEPVVSSSSEPPVVSSSSVVPPASSSSVVPPVSSSSEPPVVSSSSEVPAVSSSSEPPVVSSSSEVPPVSSSSEPPVVSSSSEEPVVSSSSEPPVVSSSSVVPPASSSSVVPPVSSSSEPPVVSSSSEVPAVSSSSEPPKSSSSSVTPESSSSDNPTYVANNLQSTVKFGLANRTLTIMLTSPSAVRVQVFDMNGQLLEGFNEFVTGSKDFDLSALKQGNYVVRVTGDNVKKSTRISIR
- a CDS encoding type I restriction enzyme HsdR N-terminal domain-containing protein; the encoded protein is MLHGTLYDPIRQKDVPDTPEERVRQATIKFLMDEVKVPQNLIAVEFALSMVEPSTDDRVDLLVQSFKDNADLKHPWLLVECKAPGEYTWEALQVQLNKYLKVLTPKYVMLSLGDAVRYFELDAVTKRFKKIEKLPEFTSLQK